The Methanomassiliicoccales archaeon genome window below encodes:
- a CDS encoding replication factor C small subunit has product MKEMREIWIEKYRPKSLKEVVGQKEVTERLMAYVRSKNLPHLMFAGSPGTGKTTCALALARELFGEGWRDNFIEMNASDERGIDVVRGKIKEFARTSPIGGAAFKIIFLDEADALTSEAQAALRRTMERYSSICRFIISCNYSSKIIEPIQSRCAVFRFRPLKPEDIKAYLLKIAKAEKVQLTEDAVDALVHVAGGDMRKAINSLQVAASLSEEVTVDVVYQTTGTAHPEEVRKLLETALKGDFLEARSLLDELMINYGLSGEDVIKQIHKQFFDLNIPDIEKVRLIDRTGEVEFRIVEGSNERIQLEALLAYLVLVGSGGPARR; this is encoded by the coding sequence ATGAAGGAGATGCGGGAGATTTGGATTGAGAAGTACCGGCCTAAGAGCCTGAAGGAGGTGGTGGGGCAGAAGGAGGTCACGGAGCGCTTGATGGCGTATGTACGCTCCAAGAACCTACCTCATCTCATGTTCGCCGGCTCCCCAGGCACGGGCAAGACCACCTGCGCCCTGGCCTTGGCTCGAGAGCTGTTCGGGGAGGGCTGGAGGGACAACTTCATCGAGATGAACGCCTCGGACGAGCGGGGCATAGATGTGGTGCGAGGCAAGATAAAGGAGTTCGCCCGCACCTCGCCCATCGGGGGTGCGGCCTTCAAGATAATCTTCCTGGATGAGGCGGACGCCCTGACCAGCGAGGCCCAGGCGGCTCTGCGGAGGACCATGGAGAGGTACTCCTCCATCTGCCGCTTCATAATCTCCTGCAACTACTCCTCGAAGATAATCGAGCCTATCCAGTCCAGATGCGCCGTCTTCCGCTTCCGGCCTTTGAAGCCCGAGGACATAAAGGCGTACTTGCTTAAGATAGCCAAGGCGGAGAAGGTGCAATTGACCGAGGATGCGGTGGATGCCTTGGTGCATGTCGCCGGGGGAGACATGCGCAAGGCCATCAACTCGTTGCAGGTAGCGGCCTCGCTCTCCGAAGAGGTGACGGTGGACGTGGTGTACCAGACCACCGGCACGGCGCATCCGGAAGAGGTGCGCAAGCTGTTGGAGACGGCCCTAAAGGGCGATTTCCTCGAAGCCAGGAGCCTGCTCGACGAGCTCATGATAAACTACGGCCTCTCAGGGGAGGACGTGATAAAACAGATACACAAGCAGTTCTTCGACCTGAACATTCCGGACATCGAGAAGGTGCGCCTCATAGATAGGACGGGAGAGGTGGAGTTCCGCATCGTGGAGGGGAGCAACGAGCGCATCCAGCTGGAAGCGCTTTTGGCGTATCTGGTGCTGGTGGGCTCGGGCGGCCCTGCGCGCCGATGA
- a CDS encoding 50S ribosomal protein L40e, whose amino-acid sequence MARFKEADARLLNKMICMNCYARNAAKATRCRKCGYANLRPKAKESRKA is encoded by the coding sequence ATGGCACGCTTCAAGGAGGCCGACGCGAGGCTCCTTAACAAGATGATCTGCATGAACTGCTACGCCAGGAACGCGGCGAAGGCCACCCGCTGCAGGAAATGCGGCTATGCCAACCTCCGCCCCAAGGCGAAGGAGAGCAGGAAAGCGTAA
- a CDS encoding TIGR00269 family protein: protein MAEGVKCIKCSKEGIEYLRYNGSHLCEDHFLEFVEQRVRKELRRQIDLDGKRKVAVALSGGKDSAVALFLLHQILKPRRDLVVEAITVDEGIARYRPKTLLKAKELTESLGIKHHIISFRQEAGRDLDDLMPFIGDKGPCTYCGVLRRRCMNRVAREIGADVLATGLNLDDTAQSILMNFTRGDLERLARLGPHVRIQPGLIPRIQPLRLIPEKESYLYAMLRELPFSNEECPYADRALRNEYRAIIDDLEDRHPGTRHAILSSYDGLRECLMERHPQSELRVCGCGEPTIRDRCMTCELLESLLSKR from the coding sequence GTGGCGGAGGGCGTGAAGTGCATCAAATGCTCCAAGGAGGGCATCGAGTACCTGCGCTACAATGGCTCCCACCTGTGCGAGGATCACTTTCTGGAATTCGTGGAGCAGAGGGTCAGGAAGGAACTGCGGAGGCAGATCGATCTGGATGGGAAGAGGAAGGTGGCCGTGGCCCTGTCAGGAGGGAAGGACAGCGCCGTGGCGCTCTTCCTGCTCCACCAGATCCTCAAGCCAAGAAGGGACCTGGTGGTGGAGGCGATAACTGTAGACGAGGGCATCGCTAGATATCGCCCTAAGACGCTCCTCAAGGCCAAGGAGCTTACTGAGAGCTTAGGGATAAAGCATCACATAATCTCATTCAGGCAGGAGGCGGGAAGAGATCTCGATGACCTCATGCCCTTTATAGGGGACAAGGGGCCATGCACGTATTGCGGTGTCCTGAGGAGGAGATGCATGAATCGCGTGGCCCGCGAGATCGGAGCTGATGTCCTGGCCACGGGGTTGAATCTGGATGATACGGCGCAGTCGATACTCATGAACTTCACCCGCGGCGACCTGGAGAGGCTGGCGCGCCTCGGCCCTCACGTGAGGATACAACCTGGCTTGATACCTAGGATACAGCCTCTGCGCTTGATACCAGAGAAGGAATCCTATCTCTATGCCATGCTGCGCGAGCTACCGTTCTCCAACGAGGAATGCCCTTACGCCGACAGAGCGCTAAGGAATGAGTACCGGGCGATAATCGATGACTTGGAGGATCGACATCCTGGCACGCGGCATGCCATTCTCTCCAGCTATGACGGCCTTAGAGAGTGTCTGATGGAGAGACACCCTCAATCAGAGCTGAGGGTCTGCGGCTGCGGGGAGCCTACCATCAGGGACAGGTGCATGACCTGCGAGCTGCTGGAATCACTGCTCTCCAAGAGATGA
- a CDS encoding bifunctional phosphoglucose/phosphomannose isomerase, with amino-acid sequence MANIIDDFSTMTQLDSFRMIDQIVKLPDHLREALAWRTSIEGKFEAVLFGGMGGSAVGGDVLADYASSASEVHVSVIRGTELPRWADKKFLIALVSYSGDTWEVLELFHRAKERGCSMVSITSGGELKRLSEKEAVPTIPLPPGLQPRAALGYLLGAQVAVLEAIGLHSIKKDMAMAQLAMADLRENLSPGVPTHANMAKRLATKLYQRIPVIYAPRSLRAVAYRWQTQINENAKMMAFSGDFPEMNHNQIVGWMEGSKGTALLPVFLKPATTKGSMGERMDLTMRLMEESGVRSIPVELSGRTPLESALMGIMLGDFVSYYLAMLKGVDPTPVVPIQKLKARMAGLS; translated from the coding sequence ATGGCCAATATCATAGACGATTTTTCCACCATGACTCAGCTGGACAGCTTCAGGATGATAGATCAGATCGTTAAATTGCCAGATCATCTGCGCGAGGCGCTCGCATGGCGGACGAGCATCGAGGGGAAGTTCGAAGCCGTGCTCTTCGGCGGCATGGGCGGCTCCGCCGTGGGCGGGGACGTGCTGGCGGATTACGCTTCGAGCGCCTCGGAGGTCCACGTGTCAGTTATCAGGGGCACAGAGCTGCCGAGATGGGCTGACAAGAAGTTCCTAATAGCATTGGTCAGCTATTCTGGCGATACCTGGGAGGTGCTGGAGCTCTTCCATCGCGCGAAAGAGAGAGGATGCAGCATGGTCTCCATCACCTCAGGGGGTGAGCTCAAGCGACTGTCAGAGAAAGAAGCAGTGCCGACGATACCTCTTCCCCCAGGATTGCAGCCTCGAGCTGCTTTGGGCTACCTATTAGGGGCTCAGGTGGCTGTGCTCGAGGCCATCGGTCTCCACTCCATCAAGAAGGACATGGCCATGGCGCAGCTGGCGATGGCCGACCTGAGGGAGAACTTGTCCCCTGGCGTTCCCACACATGCCAACATGGCCAAAAGGCTGGCCACCAAGCTCTATCAGAGGATTCCGGTGATCTATGCCCCGCGCAGCCTGAGGGCGGTGGCCTACAGATGGCAGACGCAGATCAACGAGAACGCCAAGATGATGGCCTTCAGCGGCGATTTCCCGGAGATGAACCATAATCAGATCGTTGGCTGGATGGAAGGCTCCAAAGGCACCGCCCTCCTTCCCGTGTTCCTCAAGCCCGCCACCACCAAGGGCAGCATGGGGGAGAGGATGGACCTCACCATGAGGCTGATGGAGGAGTCAGGCGTGAGATCCATCCCGGTGGAGCTCTCGGGCCGGACGCCTCTCGAGTCAGCGCTCATGGGCATAATGCTAGGGGACTTCGTCTCCTACTATCTGGCCATGCTTAAGGGAGTGGATCCCACTCCAGTCGTCCCCATCCAAAAGCTGAAGGCGCGCATGGCAGGCCTATCCTGA
- the glyA gene encoding serine hydroxymethyltransferase, which yields MKQDADWIRDQVKAHTKWFEESIPTIASENLMSPLAKEMMISDFHDRYAEGMPGKRYYQGNVYVDKVELKCMELAQRVFNVPFVDVRPTSGTVANMAVLFALCEPGDIIATTALANGAHISTAQFGAVGLRGVKTINYPWDEERMTIDVDGARKLLLKEKPKVAQFGLSLFLFPVPLKELQSTFQEVGCVVWYDAAHVLGLIAGGQFQDPLHEGANVVSASTHKTFPGPNHGILLGNDLSEDLEKRLRRAVFPGVTSSHHLHAMAALAVTLAEMEEFGRDYAKQIVRNAQALGQALYDLGMDVLCPELGFTRSHTIAINVSKHGGGDQVAKELEAANIITNKNMLPGDESSIRPSGIRIGTQEMTRLGMKEEEMKEVASLIHRVAVKKESPAKVKEDVKALKKRFNTVQYCYHAGTPAYKFYELV from the coding sequence ATGAAGCAGGACGCCGACTGGATAAGGGACCAAGTGAAGGCGCACACCAAATGGTTCGAGGAGTCCATACCCACCATAGCCTCCGAGAACCTCATGTCGCCCCTGGCGAAGGAAATGATGATCTCCGACTTCCATGACCGCTATGCCGAAGGCATGCCGGGAAAGCGCTACTATCAGGGCAATGTCTACGTGGATAAGGTGGAGCTCAAGTGCATGGAGCTGGCTCAGCGCGTGTTCAACGTGCCTTTCGTCGACGTCCGTCCCACCTCGGGCACCGTGGCTAACATGGCCGTGCTGTTCGCCCTGTGCGAGCCTGGCGACATCATCGCCACCACCGCCCTGGCCAATGGCGCGCACATCTCCACCGCCCAGTTCGGGGCGGTGGGTCTGAGGGGAGTGAAGACGATAAACTATCCCTGGGACGAGGAGCGCATGACCATCGATGTGGACGGGGCAAGGAAGCTGCTTCTGAAGGAAAAGCCTAAGGTGGCGCAATTCGGTCTCTCCCTCTTCCTCTTCCCCGTGCCGCTCAAGGAGCTCCAGTCCACCTTCCAGGAGGTTGGCTGCGTGGTGTGGTATGACGCCGCGCACGTGCTCGGCCTCATCGCCGGAGGGCAGTTCCAGGACCCCTTGCACGAGGGTGCGAACGTGGTATCCGCTTCGACTCACAAGACCTTCCCCGGCCCTAATCACGGCATCCTGCTGGGAAACGACCTGAGCGAGGACCTGGAGAAGAGGTTGCGCCGCGCCGTCTTCCCTGGTGTGACTAGCTCGCACCACCTGCATGCCATGGCCGCCCTGGCCGTGACCCTGGCGGAGATGGAGGAGTTCGGGAGGGATTATGCCAAGCAGATAGTGCGCAACGCCCAGGCCCTTGGTCAAGCATTATACGATTTGGGAATGGACGTGCTGTGCCCTGAGCTCGGCTTCACCCGCTCGCACACCATCGCCATCAACGTCAGCAAGCACGGCGGAGGCGACCAGGTGGCCAAGGAATTGGAGGCGGCCAACATCATCACCAACAAGAACATGCTGCCAGGCGATGAGAGCAGCATACGCCCCTCCGGCATCCGCATCGGCACTCAGGAGATGACTCGGCTGGGGATGAAGGAGGAGGAGATGAAGGAGGTAGCCTCGTTAATCCATCGCGTGGCGGTGAAGAAGGAGAGCCCCGCCAAGGTGAAGGAGGACGTGAAGGCGCTGAAGAAGCGCTTCAACACGGTGCAATACTGCTATCACGCAGGCACCCCGGCCTACAAGTTCTACGAGCTCGTGTGA